Below is a genomic region from Sorghum bicolor cultivar BTx623 chromosome 9, Sorghum_bicolor_NCBIv3, whole genome shotgun sequence.
gtcaaatGACTCCATGGCATGTCTTATATGCAATGAACTCCTGCATCATCATATAtttacctgtggactaatctcctgtgtatctcacataaacactattaatcCACCTaatttgtcactcaattaccaaaaccaaacaaggacctttcaccaactccacaagttttggtgactATATGTATGTAGAGATCACCTACTGAAATTAGGCTTATTTGGACCCCCCCCCAAATGGGGTGGTGACCCCCGTGATTGACCCACTATGGATATACTCCATTTCGGTCCACCAAACTCCCACATGCAAGGAACACCCCCCAAGTGTGTTCTAGGCCATGGATTCCACAAATAAACACACTTGGGATTATCAAAGGGCTCACAAGGAAAGTACATGGATCTAAGTGCTGACTTGACATAAGAAATGGTGTTCTAatgatgcaattcatgcaccataCAAGTTACCGACGATTGAGGAGCAATGCATATGTGGAAGTCAAAGGCTAGAGGTGTTCAATGACGAGTCAAACGACCAGGTAGGCCGACTGTCACATGGCTCCAAACTGCCACAAACTATTCGGGTACCTTCTTACCGACTCTAGGTGTGAATCTCATTAGATGCCACACCAAGTCGGTGGATCCGGCGGTCAACCAATGGGTAGAGTTGTCCAACCCCACTGATGTAGACGCAACCCAATCATCTGATGGGTATGATAATTTTGATTGGTAGAGAACTTGAAGTTTATGATCTAGGCTTCAAACCAAGTCTGATTCAGATCCCACAACTGTTGAATTACTACTCTGTTAGTTATCATCCACACACAACGCGATTGACCTTGCCGAGAAGGCTTTCCTACTAGAGAATTCAGAATACGAGCAAGAACAGATAAACGCAATCTGAAATTGCAAAAGATAATTGAATTATATGATATGAGGCTCAAGTCTTCATTCGAAAGGACCAGTTAACATAAGAGAGTAAGATCAAGAGCAGGGCCCTAGTTCACAGTAGTCGATCTTGACGACATAAGTGTACCGAACAATATCTATTTGACGAGGAAAAACAAGAACGCAATAAGACCCAAACCCTAAGAGCGGCAGTGGGTAGTTATAAAGTCTTGGGCGTGATCACCCCTAGACGCGCCCCAAATAGGCTTTAAGACGATTCATAGCCCAACGAACCAAGAGACTGTTGTAGCACCCGTGCAAATTCTGGATGTAGTGTTGGCCTCCTTAGGGCAGTGTGTGTGCACGTGGCTTTTTTGGCAAATATATACAAGCAAGGCGTTGAGGTGAGGATTTCATCTAACTTATTAAGGCCCATTCGAATATTACGGAATGGCTCCCCGGAGAAAATCCACCAGTATCGTTAGCGCtaatctatatctcttatatagataaaccccactagctaattctcttgacatgcaaagcatccacatcatcatccactAGAGCATTACACTAACTAATTCTCTTGCCATGCAAAGCGTCCACATCAACATCCACTAAATCATCCCACTAATACATTACCCTGCCATGCAAAGTGTTCACATTATTATCCACTAATAAATCAAACTAACACATTTCATTTATCCAACATCTATGTTATTCATATTAGCAAACCACATCATTTTTTAACATATATTTAGTTGTTCATGCTACTGCTAGAATACTAAAAATCATCCACTAACATTATTATGATAGTATAATTTTACCGGTAATTctcgcagcaacgcgcggagCATTCTCTTAGTTTGTATAAGAAAGTAGACCTAGAATATTTCCTGGGCCTGAATTATGCTAACTGAACGAGCTTTTAACCCATATCCCATTACCCCCTACATATTCTCTCCGAACCCCATCTCTGAACTCCCTTGAAATATAATTAGCAATAGTTGACCCTGCATGCTACAACTACCTCTGCCTTCTCTGATCTTCTGCTAACGGATGTTACAGATCTGAAGTATTGTTTTCGTTCGTTATGGTGAACTCATAGACCTCCTTACAATCCAACAGTGACATGTCCATTTAATTAGTAGCTCCATGCCAGCAAATtaggttaaccagaaactttaTAAATTGTGAAGATGGCCGGTTTTAGTTGTTTGTAAATGTATTTGTTTCCTTTTTCCTCGTATAATAAAAATCTGGTAAAAGTTTTTGGCTGCCATTCGAAAAAAAATTATGAAGACATATACATTGACaggtcttgatctcctttttaATTTGGCTTCTCTTATCCATATCTAACCTGCCTCAGTTGTTTGAACTCTGCCAAGTTGAAAGCtgcagaagaagaagggtcaCCATAGTCCGTAGCACGGGCACAGGTACAGCTAGGCACACGGTCCGTCACACTACTCCTGTTAGCTAATTAGATGCCTATAATTGTAATTCGTTCTGGTATTGGAGTCTGTAATAGTTGCTTAGGGAGATGAGATCATAGGCGTGCTTGATTTCATCGTAGCCTGGTTGGAGTCGATGTAGTCTCCCGTCATGAGACGACAGCGCACGTAGCGCGCACCGAGTAAACGGGGCGGCGTTCTGGCGTGTAGTGACGGGGGAGGGCTGTGCGATCTTGGCAAGCCTATATATACCAAGTAATAAAGGTCGAACAAGCTGCGGTTGCTGGGCAGCATAATATCTCATCTTCTTCCTCGCTTATTTTGCATCTTGTGTCTAATTTCGCCGGGATCACCCCGTGGTGACCGCGCTCTCGTCGTGCCAGCGTTTGCAATCATCGTCGGGCGTTGTGTTCTAACACGTGGTATCGGAGCCTTGGTGGCCGGTGCCGGAGGCgtgaagaggcgtggacagcaagAGAGCCAGGTAGAACGGATCTACCGTacgtgaagaagaaggagaaaCTTCCAGGATCGTCGACATGTCGGACAGCACAAGCGAGAAGTCTGACAAGGACACGATGGAGCGTGCGTGGAACCAGGCGGCTGGCAGTCTCGTCTGGCCAATGCTTTCCCGCACGAACTATCAGGAGTGGTCAGCTCATGTTCGCTGCAACCTTGAGGCGATGTACCTGTGGGATGCGATCGAGTCTGACAAAGTCGAGCGGCGTCGAGATCGGCTCGCGCTCGGGGCCATGATCCGTGGCGTGCCTCCTGAGATGCATTCGATGATGTTGAACAAGAAGTCAGCACACGAAGCATGGGGAGCAATCAAGTCGATGCGCATGGGTGCAGAAAGAGTCAAGGAGGTTAATGCCCAGAAGCTCTTGGCGGAGTTCGAGTCGATCTCGTTCAAGCCGGGAGAATCCATAGAAGATTTTGCTGTCAGGATCGGCAAGTTAGCAACCGATCTGAAAGGTCTTGGTGAGGACAGCGTGACAGATACAAGGGTCATCAAGAAATTTCTCCGAGTCGTGCCAGCGCGCTATAACCAAGTCGCGGTGACGATTGAGATGTTTTGTGACCTGAAGACGCTTACTGTCGAGGAGCTGGTAGGACGTCTCCGTGCGGCTGAAGACAGGTTCGAGCCTGCGCCGGAGTCCACCGAGAAGTCAAAACCATCTCTGTTGCTTTCGGAGGAGGAGTGGATGGCAAAGAATCGGAGTCGTATGATGAACGCTGATTCATCCTCATCAGGCGGAAAGAAAGGCGCTTATTATGTGAAGAAAGATAAAAACGGAGGCCGTGGCAGCGGTAAAAACGACCGCGACAAGAGGGACTCCAGCAATTGTCAGCCAAGACGCAATGGGAGATGTAAGAAGTGCGGCGTCTATGGACACTGGGCCCGAGAATGCTTAAACAAGAAGCCTGGGAAGGAAGATCCAGAAGATGCAGCTCACCATGTCGCAGGTGAACAAGAGCGGGGGCCAGCACTTCTGGTGGCGAGCGTGTGCAATATCGAGCGTTCGTCGGTCTCGGGTGCGCCTGGTCTGTTCCTAAATCAGGAACGCATATTCCCAGCAAAATATGATGAAGGAGCGTGGGTACTTGATACCGGTGCCACAAATCACATGACAGGCTGTCGGTCCTCATTGGCAGACCTGGATGAAACAATTCGTGGCGCTGTGAGGTTTGGTGATGGATCCACTGTGGAAATCTATCGCGTCGGAGCAGTTACGATGGCAGGCAGAAACAGGGAGCACCGCGTACTCACAGAGGTATATTACATCCCATCTCTTCGATGCAACATTATTAGTCTTGGTCAGCTGGAGGAGGCAGGTTGTCGGGTGGAAATCGACAAGGGCGTGATGCAGGTGTTCGACCGTGAACAACCTAGAGCTGCACGGGGAATCTTGATCCAAGCAGAAAGAAAGAATCGCCTGTATGTCATGAAGGTTAATCTAACGCGGCCGATCTGTTTACTGACCAAGATGGAGCAGGAAGCCTGGCGGTGGCACGCGCGTTTTGGTCATCTGAATTTTAGAGCACTGCGTGAGCTCGGTTCAAAAGGTATGGTAGAAGGCCTACCTCAGATCAAGCAGATAGAACAAGTCTgcgatggttgtgctttgggtAAGCAGCACCGAGCGGCGTTTCCAAGAGTCTCCAATTATCGAGCCTCAGCTGGTCTTGAGCTGGTTCACAGTGACTTGTGTGGGCAAATTTCGCCACCCACACCAGGAGGGAAGGAGTACTTTCTGTTGGTTGTAGATTATTACAGCCCGTTTCATGTGGATTGAGCTCTTGGAGAAGAAAGGTGAAGCATTGATGTGCTTCAAGAAAATCAAGGTGGCGGCTGAACTGGAGTCTGGCCGTCGACTGAAAGCACTCAGGACGGATCGTGGTGGAGAATTTAACTCTGGAGCGTTCGTGGTCTTTTGCAATGAGTTTGGCATCAGGCACAACACAACCACACCGTTTACACCGCAACAAAACGGTGTAGTAGAACGAAGGAATCAGACAGTAGTTGAGATGGCGCGCTGTCTATTGAAAAGCATGAAGGTTCCATCAAAATTCTGGGGTGAAGCTGTCAAGACTGCTGTGTATATTCTGAATCGTTCACTAACAAAGAGCTTGAGTGGCAAGACTCCGTTTGAAATGTGGCATGGCAAGAAGCCTAGGATCAACCATCTACGTACATTCGGGTGTACTGCATATGCTAAGATAGTCAGGCCTGGGGTAAGCAAACTGACTGATCGGTCGGTCCCAAGTGTTTTCCTTGGGTACGAACCAGGAACCAAGGGCTATCGAGTTTATGATCCGATCAAGGACAAGCTGATGGTGCCTCGTGATATGGTTTTTGATGAAACAAAGCCATGGAATTGGGAAGGGGATGAAGGCAGGGCGACAGGTGAAGCAGCAGCTGTGCCGTTTTCAGTTCAGAACCTGGATGACGATAATCCGACAATAGGGCCCGCGGCCGTGGAGGAGGCTGAAACTTTTCCGACAATAGAGGGCGCTGAACCGAACTCGCCTGCCGTGTCAATTCCATCAGTGGGGGGCGACCAGAACTCTCCTCCCCACACTCCTGATTCTGTCCATGGAGCACCGGCGCCGATCCAGTAGGCCACACCGCCTACTGGTGGGTCTGTTGATTCAGAAGGCGTGCCATTGAGGTATTGTACGATCCCTAATTTGCTTGATTCAACTGATGAACTTCATGAGTTTTAATACAGTGGACTGTGTCTGGTTGCTGCGGAAGAACCGAGATCGGTGGATGAAGCATTGACTGAGCAATGTTGGCGTCAAGCAATGCAGTCTGAAATGTAGGCAATTGAAGACAACAGGACTTGGGATGCGTGTGTGTTGCCACCAAAGCAGAAGGCCATTGGTCTCAAGTGGGTTTTTAAGATCAAGAAGGACCCTGAAGGGAATGTGGTCAAATACAAGGCACATCTTGTAGCAAAAGGCTACGCTCAACGACATGGGGTTGATTTTGATGAGGTTTATGCTCCAGTAGCGAGGATTGAAACTGTGAGAGTAGTGCTAGCACTAGCAGCTCGAGGTGGATGGGAAGTCCATCATATGGACGTAAAGTCAACGTTTTTGAACGGAGATCTCACTGAACAGGTGTTTGTGCAGCAGCCTCCAGGGTTCATAGTTGGCACTGGTGATAAGGTACTCCGGTTGAGGAAGGCGTTgtatgggcttaagcaagcccCGAGAGCGTGGAACGCCAAACTTGATAAAGAGCTTATCTCTCTTGGCTTTGAGAGGAGTAAGCTTGATCATGCTGTGTACCGGAGGAGCAACCGGAACTCTTTCTTGCTTGTGGGAGTATACGTGGACGACTTGATCATTTCAGGACCAAATGTCAGGGACATCAATGTGTTTAAGTCTGAGATGAGAAAGAAGTTCAGTATGAGTGATTTGGGTCTACTGTCGTATTACCTTGGAATAGAGGTGAAACAAGGGGCTGACGACATTACTCTTTGCCAAAGCTCATATGCAGCAAAGATACTCAATAATGCAGGGATGAAGAACTGCAATCAGTGTGAGACACCAATGGAGTGTCGACTCAAACTGAGCAAGCTAAAGGaaggggagcctctgaatacaACCGAGTACAGAAGCATTATAGGGAGCCTTAGATACCTGGTGAACACACGACCTGATCTGGCCTATGCAGTAGGAGTGGTGAGCAGGTATATGGAGGCACCTGGGAGAGAACATTGGTCAGCTGTGAAGCACATCCTGAGATACCTTCGGGGTACGATGGGATGTGGGTGTAAGTATGAGAAAGGAGCAGAATTGAAGCCAATGTTGATAGGATACGACAGTGACTTCGCTGGAGATGTGGAGGACAGGAAAAGCACTTCGGGTATGGGTTATTTTCTTGGCAGCAGCTTGGTCACTTGGGCCTCGCAGAAGCAGAAGATAGTCGCATTATCCTCTTGTGAAGCGGAGTACgtcgcagcagcaggagcagcatgcCAGGGAATCTGGTTAAGCCGACTGGTTGCAGATATGTTGGGAATGAAGGTGACAACGGTGAAGCTACTCATGGACAATATGTCCGCTATTGCGCTCAGTAAAAATCCGGTGCATCACGATCGAAGCAAGCACATAGATACAAAGTATCATTTTCTTCGTAAGTGCATTGAGGATGGCAAGGTGGAGGTTGATCATGTTGGGACTGCAGAGCAGCTAGCTGACATCTTCACGAAGGCGTTGGGGCGTGTGAGGTTCGTGGAACTGAGGAGTGCTCTTGGAGTTGTCAAGGTGCCGAGTGTTTTGTTAGCTAATTAGATGTCTATAATTATAATTTGTTCTGGTATTGGAGTCTGTAATAGTTGGTTAGGGAGATGAGATCATAGGCGTGCTTGATCTCATCGTAGCCTGGTTGGAGTCGATGTAGTCTCCCGTCATGAGACGACAGCACACGTAGCGCGCACCGAGTAAACGGGGCGGTGTTCTGGCGTGTCGTGACGGGAGAGGGCTGTGCGATCTTGGCAAGCCTATATATACCAAGTAATAAAGGTCGAACAAGCTGCGGTTGCTGGGCAGCATAATATCTCATCTTCTTCCTCGCTATTTTGCATCTTGTGTCTGATTTCGCCGGGATCACCCCGTGGTGACTGCGCTCTCGTCGTGCCGGCGTTTGCAATCATCGTCGGCGTTGTGTTCTAACAACTCCATCGTCGGAAATGGCGCAGGAGCACCGGGCCGTCGCTTTGCTGCCTACTGCCGTTGCCGGCGCGCGCGCGCCTCAGGCGGGAGACGGTGCCGAGAGTAGCCATGCCAATTCTGATATGCGCCAGGAGTTGCAGGTGCATGCTGCCATCGAAATCCCTCTGAAAGGGCGTCTAATTCTGCAGAACTACCGGGCCGGGCAGCCTTCCTGAAGCAGCCGCCGCCGGTGacagcggcggcgacggcgatggATACTTGGACAACATGCGCGGGTAGCTGCTGACGGTGGCCACGCTCTTCGTCGGCATGGCGTTCCAGGCGGCCACCCAGCCGCCGGCCTGGATACCCAAGGACTGGCTCGACACGCTGCTCGCCAAGCGCGCGCTCTGCTGCTGGCGCCATTATTATCAGCAGAGAGGAAGCTGTGATGGCGCTCGCGTACCTCTTCTTCAGCACGGTCACCTTCTCGATGGCGCTCACGCTGGTTGTGCTGCTGCTGGTGATGAAGGAGAAATCCACGCGCGGGCGCATGTGCTTCCTCCTGCTGAGGTTTCGGTGTGcagctcgccgtcgccgtctccTGCAACTTCGCCGTCGCCATCTCCTGCAACTTCGCCGTCGGCATCTCCGGCGACAGCCGCGTCCTAGTCATTGTTTTCGCTATCATGGGCTCATGGCGATGTAATGTATGCCTTGTGCGTCGTGCTCTTGTGGGTTAAAGGTGCAGCGTTCCTGGGCATCCTCTCGGCTCGAGGTGTTCGGCGAGGCTAGGCATTTGGGGGCCTCGTCCAGCAATAATCCTATCTTGTCCGGCAGAGCAAGGCTTTAATTTCCATGCTAGCGCTGATTTCAGTCGTCGCCGGCCCGTTACTTTCTTTGGTCCCAATGAATTAAAGTTACACTTCCTGATGAATTAAAGTTACACTTCCTGattgaaaatattttttaaaggaACTATATGTTTACGTGAGAAGATGGCGGCAACAGAAACAGATACTGCCTCTGCTCCGGTTTGTAACTTCCTATAGCCAGGAAACATGACAATTGCCTAGCAGGAGCCAGAGCCAGGAGGAGGATTCAATCAATTATAGCGATGGTTGAAGTGTTTGACATGTAACTAATGATGATCGATAGTGACAGGTACATGATATTAGAGTATACGGTTAGATACAAACCTAAATGAATCTACTAATCGAATAACACAAAAGCATAACCATCATAGCAAAACGAGAACGACACCAAGACACAATGTTTTATAATAAAGTTTGATGATGTCCCTAATACTCGGGGCAATGACTACATAGGCGCTTCTCATCAGAAAACAACAGGTACCAGCAATCGGGTGCACCCGTGGCCTTACCGCTAGGGATGAagacggtacggatattttccgaccgtattcgagaccgaattcgtttagggaGGTTCAGATCCGttcgtatccgagtccgaatattcaacatccgataccgtatctatatccgaatatttaaatcgtatatttatgatgtcgacatctaatCGTATCTTATCTGATATtattgatattatccgtattcgaatccgaatccgactagaaatatgaaaacaaatatgatatcgatgttatccgtccgtatccgatccgttttcattccTACTTACCGCTACCGAAACCAGCCACCACAGGGGTTACCTCATATTTATGGCTACCTCATATGATGTTACTATCTGACTGCTATATGAATTTTTTTATCTGATGAATGTTACCTCATCCATCTCTTCATAATGtttattgttatttttatatttctttGCTTGTGTTCGTGATTACTTTGCTAGATTAGTGAACCTGTTACTGTTATATGTTGAGCAGTTCTGTTCAATTAACTCCTACTTGTGTTATATGCTGATGGTTACACGTGAATATGTGATATGTTACCAATGGCATGAATGTCCTCGTGTTCTGTTATCCTTATTGGCTATTGTACATTTATGTTAGCTATATTAACACTAATTATGTCTGTACCTTTAAACCTACCTTTATGTCAGTTATCAAGGATTATATTATTAGTGTGTTAAATTTTTATTGTGCTTCTCTTTCGTATACCATTATTCacgttttaaaaaaaaactgtggTGCAACCCAGGCGCAGGGGCATGCCCAGTCACTAGTATCGACTATGAAATATGAATAAATTTGAATAATATCAGCTTACATCAACAGCAACATTGATGCAGCAGTCTTCATGGTACCTTGATGGAACTACTGCATTGCATTCACAAGGAGGGACACGGCAGATCAACTAAGATCAGCACTATCTTATATACAACGCTGTCAAAGATGGTCGGCTACTCAAGAACAACAGACAGACACCAAATAAAGTATATCCATCAGAAAATGGTGTCTACTGTCAGCCTCCTCTTGGGAGGTGACTTCTCGATTATCTGCTTCTGCAAGTCCATGAAGCTGATTCCCTTGTTCGCAAACAGCCTTCTGAGGTTGATCACTGAGAGCTCGCTGTACTTTGCAATGGCAAGATCGGCCTGTACCAACTCATACCTGCAAGTGATTAGACACTGTCAGCTAAAGATGTGAGAATTGGGGAGACGAGAATTCCAACAAACAGATCCATACGCTGGATGAGCACCAATCAATGCAACTGCCATCATAGTACAGTTGTGGGCGGCTGTGACGCCCCTTGGGTCGTCCTCAAACACAACACACTTTGAGGGTTTACGATCCAACTGCGTGGAAGAAAGAAATAACAGCAGAAGTGTGAGCAATATATCCTAACACAGTGTATGACGACTAGTAGTGGGGCAGGAGCATGCCTTCATAGCAGCTGACAGAAACCTATTTGCTATTGAGTCCATATCATCTTCGTCAGTCACAATCGCCTGCAGTCAACCACTGAAGTGAATAAAATCAACTTTGCTAGGCAGCGTGCTTTTCAGGCAACAGTAATTCAGTAAACTTAGAAGGCGCAAACAGTAGCTCAAATCACCTTGAAATATTTGCTTAGTGCCATCCGATCCAAAGCTTCGATCATGCATCTCCTGTCAAGGGATGATGCAACAGCACAAGGTATCCCTGCAGTCTGAACAGCATCCAGCCATTCTCTCAATCCTTCTACAGGTGTATCCAGCTGAATGAAATGAGAAATTAGTTATAGGTGATaattttttaaattaagcagcACAATTTACACAATAATAGCACAGAACTTACTTTGAACAGGTTTTCATAGTATAACTCTATAAGGCGTGCCTTCATTTTTTCCATTTTATCTTCCTCTTTTGCCCAGTACAAAACCTGGATGAGCAATGTAAGATTGCTAGTAAGTGCCAAACAAAATGAAATAGAGATACCAAGTGAGAGAGCATGCATTTTCTCTCCTTTTGCCCTCTTAATTTTCTGTTGAGAAATTAGGTGGAAAATTCGAGTTGCAAAAAGATAAATCAATTGACCATGCCGGAATGGTGACAAATTCAGTGATACATGATATGATCGTATGCAACAAACTCGTACCTTTCTAAGAACATGGTCAGCAGCACCATGAAGAATGCTCTTCCGGACATGAGCAGCACTTGGGATATCCTTACCTGCACAAAACAAAGAACTTTAACAACTATATCAAGGTAGCATCCACATTCCACGGACATTGAAATAAACATCAATTCAATGACTTATGAGAAGTTTATAAGAgaatttttggttttcaggtgcAGTAAGCTCAAGTAGATGCCCACAACTGAAGAAAGTGCGGATAAACTTAAAATATAGCTTCATGAATCCAACCTGAAGTGTTCTTCCTTTGATCAACATTGTAGGAAAGCCAAGGTGAGAACTGAGCCCTTGTGTTGCAAAATAGATTTGCAGGGCATAACCAAATCCATCTAAGGACGACTACCTCTAATTGATAGCATGGATCATTTTTTAATGCAAAAAAGGCTG
It encodes:
- the LOC110430369 gene encoding 5-amino-6-(5-phospho-D-ribitylamino)uracil phosphatase, chloroplastic, which codes for MESCSFRAATAPSPFPSAPSSSSSSSPRARSLILRFPRPRKGRKIGVRRRASGFDAFPPLPGKVFVDEAIGAEYGEGFETFRMDGPLKVDVDYLNEKLQECFLQRIRHAMKPDEAFGLIFSWDNVIADTDSLKLNAWSQLALEEGKDIPSAAHVRKSILHGAADHVLRKVLYWAKEEDKMEKMKARLIELYYENLFKLDTPVEGLREWLDAVQTAGIPCAVASSLDRRCMIEALDRMALSKYFKAIVTDEDDMDSIANRFLSAAMKLDRKPSKCVVFEDDPRGVTAAHNCTMMAVALIGAHPAYELVQADLAIAKYSELSVINLRRLFANKGISFMDLQKQIIEKSPPKRRLTVDTIF